Genomic window (Sphaeramia orbicularis chromosome 7, fSphaOr1.1, whole genome shotgun sequence):
tttgttttcgtCAAAAGGACGTCGTGACGTCATATTCGTGCGCCGCGAATGCTGTTTTGGGGGAATCGTATCGTTTACCGAGCTGAAGACGACTGAAGGGGTGATATTTATATAAAAAGGTACAGAAGAAATCATATGTATAACGAAATACTGTCAATATATTGTTAACTGTGTGCTGGGTGAAAGGTCCAAGGTTATAAAGGTGTTGTGTGCTTTAATATGTTAAGTATTTCATTGTGTTGGGTGCACACGCCGGACATGAAAAGAAGTATGTTAGATTGCAAATGACTGATTTTGAGCTATTTAAGATATGACGAAGTTGTAGCTACAATATTGCACCTTAAAGTTACTGACTTAGTTAAGCACATGGACTGTAATGTAGTATGTATAAATAATTAAAGAAAATGCTCCCTGGTGTCGGACAATGCAGTAGTTTCGCACTGTTGCACTGACTGATTGCAGTATCTATCGACTACATGGCGAAGCACCACAAGTatttaataaacaaaaaacaaaaaaaacaaacaagcaaaaacaattaagaaaaaaaaagcaagagagCTTCATACCGTTTAAAGCCAATGTTGGTCGAGATTACCTGCACATTTATAGTGTCAGCCTCATATCTTATTTTGACTTTAGAATGGTTGTACATGTGTTTAATGTGTCAACTAACCCACTAGCCCTTGCtccacatgacatttttttttttgtatgtcttttttgttttgaaggATGCCACTGCCTCCAGCTCTGCTTGCCCGCTTGGCCAAGAGAGGGATTGTTAAACCAGCTGAACAAggtagttaaaagaaaaaatagtaCCTTGGACCCAATGCTGCAGACTTTGCTGAGTAAATAACTCTTTTTCTCCATCATAACCTAATCTTTACAGAGGCAGATGAGGAGATAATTGCTGAAGATTATGATGACAACAACGTAGATTACGAAGCCACCAGAATAGAAAATCTACCACCAAACTGGTATAAAGTGTTTGATCCTGCTTGGTATgtatacttttgtattttttaagaATATGTTTTAGAATATATATGAGATAAACTGGATTCAGATCTActaaaaaattccaaccagtgtgtttggattttaTGATTTTTGTGTAAATTAAAGCAACACTATGCACTTGTATGtcttattttctgtttctttaatTCCACAGTGGTCTTCCTTATTACTGGAATGTGGAGACAGATTTAGTGGCCTGGCTGTCCCCTAATGACCCAACCTCAGTTATAACAAAACCTGCCAAGAAAATAAGAGGTGATGATCATTTGACAGCTAATGTCAGAGGGTAATTATGGCAAATATCTGCAattattctttctttctctgtaactcttggtttttttgtattttgtttttaggaGAAGGGGGAGATGACAGAGTTGAAAGGCAGTTTGATAAGTTGGACCGAGAGCGAGAACGGGAGAGAGACAGGGATAGAGATAGGGACAGAGACAGGGATCGGGATCGAGACCGGGACCGAGAACGGGACAGGGATCGAGACAGGGATGAGGGACGGGACAGAGACAGGAGAAAACAGAGGAGAGAGGACACTGCACCGTACAGCAAGAGCAAGAGAGGTAATGATTATACCTTTATCCTATAATACAGTTTGATTTCAAGTGATGATTCTTTACAAGATTGTTACATGTTTCTTAACATTCAGGGAgaaaagatgatgagatggacCCCATGGACCCCAGTGCTTATTCTGATGCCCCAAGGTACAGTATTTAAAGACAGACaggacattttaaaaattatcagTATAAGTGGGTGCCAATAGCTGTGGTTAGGTTATTGGCACAGTAACTCAAATAGCTtgtatctactttttttttttttttttacagacaaaagTAGGTGTAGTCTGTAGTTCAATTGCACATTTATTGACAAATTACTTGGAGATTGATTGTGAAAGATTGACCGTTGATGTTCAGTTACTTACActtaacctttaaaaaaaaaacaaacaaaaaaatcattgaaGATTAAATTTCAGACATGTTCAATGTGGAAATATTGGGGGAAAGGGTTGAAAATATAAGTTATTTAATCATCTATCTCCCTTTTCTTGCATCAGATTATTCTTAACATTTCAACCTGAAAATCCATTGTCAGTTGATCTCATTTTAGTCCTGGTGATCAAATAGTTTTTCTTAAGAGAACAGTTCATTATTTCTAACCTATTTTCCTCCTCACAGGGGCACGTGGTCCAGTGGTCTACCAAAACGTAATGAAGCAAAGACAGGTGCAGACACCACAGCGGCAGGGCCTCTGTTCCAGCAGCGGCCGTATCCCAGTCCTGGAGCAGTACTTAGGGCTAATGCAGCAAATCAAATCCCCAAAGAGTGAGCGGAGTTCCCAGGAGACAAAAGCTTCCAAAATTAAGACAGTTTCACTTTGCATTTAAGACTGAT
Coding sequences:
- the pqbp1 gene encoding polyglutamine-binding protein 1, with protein sequence MPLPPALLARLAKRGIVKPAEQEADEEIIAEDYDDNNVDYEATRIENLPPNWYKVFDPACGLPYYWNVETDLVAWLSPNDPTSVITKPAKKIRGEGGDDRVERQFDKLDRERERERDRDRDRDRDRDRDRDRDRERDRDRDRDEGRDRDRRKQRREDTAPYSKSKRGRKDDEMDPMDPSAYSDAPRGTWSSGLPKRNEAKTGADTTAAGPLFQQRPYPSPGAVLRANAANQIPKE